The following are encoded in a window of Miltoncostaea marina genomic DNA:
- a CDS encoding ABC transporter permease, whose protein sequence is MALAAALTVAFLLLPVLAIFLRVAPADLLASLDDAVVRDALAVTARTNAVAFAVTVVVGTPAAYLLATRRFRGRGLVLTAIELPLVLPPAVAGVGLLAAFGRLGLLGDAFEVAGVRVGFTQTAVVLAILFVAGPFYVRQAVASFEAVDPDLVLAARTLGAGPARAFRRVALPLASGGLGAGAALSLARGVGEFGATIMFAGSLQGVTQTVTLAIYEELGAADLDVALALGALLVVLSALVLLTLKAVLHWRASGSTSRSRDAASSSQ, encoded by the coding sequence ATGGCCCTGGCGGCCGCGCTGACCGTGGCGTTCCTGCTGCTGCCGGTGCTCGCGATCTTCCTGCGCGTGGCGCCGGCGGACCTCCTCGCGAGCCTCGACGACGCGGTGGTGCGCGACGCGCTGGCGGTGACCGCCCGCACGAACGCCGTCGCCTTCGCGGTGACGGTCGTCGTCGGGACGCCGGCGGCCTACCTGCTGGCCACCCGCCGCTTCCGCGGGCGCGGCCTGGTGCTGACCGCCATCGAGCTGCCGCTGGTGCTGCCGCCGGCGGTGGCGGGCGTCGGCCTGCTGGCGGCGTTCGGCCGCCTCGGCCTGCTCGGCGACGCCTTCGAGGTCGCTGGCGTGCGGGTGGGCTTCACCCAGACGGCCGTGGTGCTGGCGATCCTGTTCGTGGCGGGCCCGTTCTACGTGCGCCAGGCGGTCGCGTCGTTCGAGGCGGTCGACCCCGACCTGGTGCTGGCCGCGCGCACGCTCGGCGCCGGGCCGGCGCGGGCCTTCCGTCGGGTGGCGCTGCCGCTCGCCTCGGGCGGGCTGGGCGCCGGCGCCGCGCTCTCGCTGGCCCGGGGCGTGGGCGAGTTCGGCGCGACCATCATGTTCGCCGGCAGCCTGCAGGGCGTCACCCAGACGGTGACGCTCGCCATCTACGAGGAGCTCGGGGCCGCCGACCTCGACGTGGCCCTCGCCCTCGGCGCCCTGCTGGTCGTGCTGAGCGCCCTCGTCCTGCTGACCCTCAAGGCGGTGCTGCATTGGCGGGCCTCCGGCTCGACATCGCGCTCCCGCGACGCGGCTTCGAGCTCGCAGTAG
- the modA gene encoding molybdate ABC transporter substrate-binding protein has product MSAVGAVVAALVVLLAGANGGERPTVLAASSLTDVLPAALPGARVSFAGSPTLAQQVRQGAPADVIASADPAITRALRDEGLVEEPVPLATNRLALIVPRGNPAGVRSVDDLDGDVALVIAGPRVPAGAYARELLARLGREGALAGVVSEEPDVRGVLAKVALGQADAGLVYATDAAAAGDRVREVPLPPGGPLARYEAAVVAGAPHAAAARAAVTALAGPLGRSRLRAAGFGLPG; this is encoded by the coding sequence GTGAGCGCCGTCGGCGCGGTGGTGGCGGCGCTGGTGGTGCTGCTCGCCGGCGCGAACGGGGGCGAGCGGCCCACCGTCCTGGCGGCGTCGTCGCTGACCGACGTGCTGCCGGCCGCCCTGCCCGGCGCCCGCGTCAGCTTCGCGGGCTCGCCGACGCTCGCGCAGCAGGTGCGCCAGGGCGCCCCGGCCGACGTGATCGCCTCGGCCGACCCGGCGATCACGCGGGCGCTGCGCGACGAGGGGCTCGTCGAGGAGCCGGTCCCGCTGGCCACGAACCGCCTCGCGCTGATCGTCCCGCGGGGCAACCCGGCGGGCGTCCGCTCGGTCGACGACCTCGACGGCGACGTCGCCCTCGTCATCGCCGGCCCGCGGGTGCCCGCCGGCGCGTACGCGCGCGAGCTGCTGGCGCGCCTCGGCCGCGAGGGGGCGCTGGCGGGCGTGGTCAGCGAGGAGCCCGACGTGCGCGGCGTGCTGGCCAAGGTGGCGCTCGGCCAGGCGGACGCGGGGCTCGTCTACGCCACCGACGCCGCCGCGGCGGGCGACCGGGTGCGCGAGGTGCCGCTGCCGCCGGGCGGGCCGCTCGCGCGCTACGAGGCGGCCGTCGTGGCGGGCGCCCCGCACGCCGCGGCGGCGCGCGCCGCGGTGACCGCGCTCGCCGGGCCGCTCGGGCGGTCGCGGCTGCGGGCGGCCGGGTTCGGGCTGCCGGGGTGA
- a CDS encoding Crp/Fnr family transcriptional regulator → MGRRQHSPLTAERADPHVCTPDVRVRALARAPMFAALAPDALADVDARSRTVAFQEGERIYHALDPAERLHVVVTGAVKLTRLGPGGRAVLTDVLVSGEFAGALPALGQERYGEDAWALTGTCLLVFGAREVDDILRRHPSVALAALAAVSGRLAAAQEAIRRLSTASVEQRLAAVLLMLARKVGRPDGEGVLLHAPLGREDLAAMAAATPETISRELSGLRARGLVDAGRRWVRLRDVAALEAVAAG, encoded by the coding sequence ATGGGCAGGCGTCAGCACAGCCCGCTGACCGCCGAGCGCGCCGACCCGCACGTCTGCACCCCGGACGTGCGGGTCCGCGCGCTCGCGCGGGCGCCCATGTTCGCCGCCCTCGCGCCCGACGCGCTGGCCGACGTCGATGCGCGCTCGCGGACGGTCGCGTTCCAGGAGGGCGAGCGGATCTACCACGCGCTCGACCCCGCTGAGCGGCTCCACGTGGTGGTCACCGGCGCGGTCAAGCTCACGCGCCTGGGCCCGGGCGGCCGCGCCGTGCTCACCGACGTGCTCGTCTCCGGCGAGTTCGCCGGCGCGCTGCCCGCCCTGGGGCAGGAGCGGTACGGCGAGGACGCCTGGGCCCTCACCGGCACGTGCCTGCTGGTCTTCGGGGCCCGGGAGGTCGACGACATCCTGCGGCGGCACCCGTCGGTCGCGCTCGCGGCGCTGGCCGCGGTGTCCGGGCGCCTCGCGGCGGCGCAGGAGGCCATCCGGCGCCTGTCGACGGCGTCGGTGGAGCAGCGCCTGGCCGCGGTGCTCCTGATGCTGGCGCGCAAGGTCGGGCGGCCCGACGGGGAGGGGGTCCTGCTGCACGCGCCGCTCGGCCGGGAGGACCTCGCCGCCATGGCGGCGGCCACGCCCGAGACGATCAGCCGCGAGCTGTCGGGCCTGCGGGCGCGCGGGCTCGTGGACGCCGGCCGCCGCTGGGTGCGCCTGCGGGACGTCGCCGCGCTGGAGGCCGTCGCCGCGGGCTGA
- a CDS encoding heavy metal translocating P-type ATPase, with amino-acid sequence MRPAIARALRPAARRWTVTAASAALIVAALAAGAADRRTAWASLMLAATAVAGAGIALRAARALRHRIIGIELLVTVAVAGAVAIGELWEAAAVTVLFTAGAALEGLTLTRTRGALRELLALAPVTATVVRDGRQVVVDPREVALGERVIVKPGGTVPVDGVVAGGAAALDERSLTGESMPRDVGEGDRVLAGSVVSDGWVTLEASGVGDDTALARMIRRVEEAQDATAPAQRLMERFAARYTPAVVAAAGVAWALSGDVRLALTLLVISCPGALVISMPVSVVAGIGHAARRGILIKGGEHLETAARIDAVALDKTGTLTRGRPEVAAVVPADPAVTPATVLGWAAAVEAGSEHPLAAAIVAAATAAGVPVPAEAAGFASRPGLGVEGDVDGAPVAVGTLRLMDRLGIAVPPAMLDELGRLADGGATAVLVAREGRVAGVLAMRDELRPDAVAAVAALRAAGIRRIAMLTGDAEPVARAVAARVGIDEVRAGLLPEDKLRAIRSMQAGGAVVAMVGDGVNDAPALAAADVGVAMGAAGTDVAVETADVALMGDSLPRVAEAVSLARRTVRTLRQNVAVALATVAVLTGGVLLGEVEMAGGMLVHQVSVLAVILNAMRLLRDGAADDAPGRAGRRATRAGGRGRWAGVSTAR; translated from the coding sequence ATGCGCCCGGCGATCGCACGGGCGCTCCGGCCCGCCGCGCGCCGGTGGACGGTCACCGCGGCCTCGGCCGCGCTGATCGTCGCGGCACTGGCGGCGGGCGCCGCCGACCGGCGCACGGCGTGGGCGTCGCTCATGCTCGCGGCCACGGCCGTCGCGGGGGCGGGCATCGCCCTGCGGGCCGCCCGGGCGCTGCGCCACCGGATCATCGGCATCGAGCTGCTCGTCACCGTCGCCGTGGCCGGCGCGGTGGCGATCGGCGAGCTCTGGGAGGCCGCCGCGGTGACCGTCCTCTTCACGGCCGGCGCCGCGCTCGAGGGCCTCACGCTCACGCGCACCCGCGGCGCGCTGCGCGAGCTGCTCGCCCTGGCGCCGGTCACGGCGACCGTCGTCCGCGACGGGCGCCAGGTCGTCGTCGACCCGCGCGAGGTCGCCCTGGGCGAGCGGGTGATCGTCAAGCCCGGCGGCACGGTGCCGGTCGACGGCGTGGTGGCCGGGGGCGCGGCCGCGCTCGACGAGCGCAGCCTGACGGGCGAGTCGATGCCCCGCGACGTGGGCGAGGGCGACCGCGTGCTCGCCGGCAGCGTGGTGTCGGACGGGTGGGTGACGCTCGAGGCCTCCGGCGTCGGCGACGACACGGCGCTGGCGCGCATGATCCGCCGCGTCGAGGAGGCACAGGACGCCACGGCGCCCGCGCAGCGGCTGATGGAGCGCTTCGCCGCCCGCTACACCCCCGCGGTGGTGGCGGCGGCGGGCGTCGCGTGGGCCCTGAGCGGCGACGTGAGGCTCGCGCTGACGCTCCTGGTCATCTCGTGCCCCGGCGCGCTCGTCATCTCCATGCCGGTCTCCGTGGTCGCCGGCATCGGGCACGCCGCCCGCCGCGGCATCCTGATCAAGGGCGGCGAGCACCTGGAGACGGCGGCCCGCATCGACGCGGTGGCGCTCGACAAGACGGGCACCCTGACGCGGGGCCGGCCCGAGGTCGCCGCGGTCGTCCCGGCCGACCCGGCGGTCACGCCCGCGACGGTGCTCGGCTGGGCCGCCGCGGTCGAGGCCGGCTCGGAGCACCCCCTCGCGGCGGCGATCGTGGCGGCCGCCACGGCGGCCGGGGTCCCCGTGCCCGCCGAGGCCGCGGGGTTCGCGTCGCGGCCGGGCCTCGGCGTCGAGGGCGACGTCGACGGCGCGCCGGTCGCCGTCGGCACCCTGCGGCTGATGGACCGGCTGGGGATCGCGGTGCCCCCCGCGATGCTCGACGAGCTCGGCCGCCTCGCCGACGGGGGCGCCACCGCGGTGCTCGTCGCGCGCGAGGGCCGCGTCGCGGGCGTGCTCGCGATGCGCGACGAGCTGCGCCCCGACGCCGTCGCGGCGGTCGCGGCCCTTCGCGCGGCGGGCATCCGCCGCATCGCGATGCTGACGGGGGACGCCGAGCCGGTGGCGCGGGCCGTCGCGGCCCGGGTGGGGATCGACGAGGTGCGGGCCGGCCTCCTGCCCGAGGACAAGCTGCGCGCCATCCGGTCGATGCAGGCCGGCGGGGCCGTCGTCGCGATGGTCGGCGACGGCGTCAACGACGCCCCCGCGCTGGCGGCCGCGGACGTCGGGGTCGCGATGGGGGCGGCCGGCACGGACGTGGCCGTGGAGACCGCGGACGTCGCGCTGATGGGCGACAGCCTGCCCCGCGTCGCGGAGGCCGTCTCGCTCGCGCGGCGCACGGTGCGTACCCTGCGGCAGAACGTCGCCGTCGCGCTCGCGACGGTCGCGGTGCTGACGGGCGGCGTCCTGCTCGGGGAGGTGGAGATGGCCGGCGGCATGCTCGTCCACCAGGTCAGCGTGCTCGCGGTGATCCTCAACGCCATGCGGCTCCTGCGGGACGGGGCCGCGGACGACGCGCCCGGCCGCGCCGGCCGGCGGGCGACGCGGGCCGGAGGACGGGGGCGATGGGCAGGCGTCAGCACAGCCCGCTGA
- a CDS encoding heavy-metal-associated domain-containing protein, which produces MSTTSQSTRTVLRSDEFTCPSCVGRIEGRLRALEGVTAARVRFASGRVEVDHDPRRVSADDLVAAVRAAGYRAVAGSR; this is translated from the coding sequence ATGTCCACCACCTCACAGAGCACCAGGACCGTGCTGCGCAGCGACGAGTTCACGTGCCCCTCGTGCGTCGGGCGGATCGAGGGGCGGCTGCGCGCGCTCGAGGGCGTCACGGCCGCGCGCGTGCGCTTCGCGTCCGGCCGGGTCGAGGTCGACCACGATCCGCGCCGCGTGAGCGCGGACGACCTCGTGGCGGCCGTGCGCGCGGCCGGCTACCGCGCCGTCGCGGGCAGCCGCTGA
- a CDS encoding response regulator, with protein sequence MSGNGRSVLVVDDEPLILRGLTASLGAAGYAVTTATDAASALESAALRHPAAVVLDLRLPDMDGVEVCRRLRQWSDVPVIVVSAMDSELQKIAALDAGADDYVTKPYSAGELLARLRAALRRASESVEGASRVAFGDVVVDLALQQVLRDGRLVHLTPTEYQLVATLARHPGKVLTHAMLLRSVWGVAYQGETHYLRVYMARLRRKLEVDPSRPRHLLTQSGVGYRLVIDEPGG encoded by the coding sequence GTGAGCGGCAACGGGCGCTCCGTGCTCGTCGTCGACGACGAGCCGCTCATCCTGCGCGGCCTCACCGCGAGCCTCGGCGCCGCCGGCTACGCCGTGACCACCGCGACCGACGCCGCGTCGGCCCTCGAGTCCGCGGCGCTCCGCCATCCGGCGGCCGTGGTGCTCGACCTGCGCCTGCCGGACATGGACGGCGTGGAGGTCTGCAGGCGGCTGCGCCAGTGGAGCGACGTGCCGGTGATCGTGGTCTCGGCCATGGACTCCGAGCTGCAGAAGATCGCCGCCCTCGACGCCGGCGCCGACGACTACGTCACCAAGCCGTACTCGGCCGGCGAGCTGCTCGCGCGCCTGCGCGCCGCGCTGCGCCGCGCGAGCGAGTCCGTGGAGGGGGCGAGCCGGGTCGCGTTCGGCGACGTGGTGGTCGACCTCGCGCTCCAGCAGGTGCTGCGCGACGGCCGCCTCGTGCACCTCACGCCGACCGAGTACCAGCTCGTCGCCACGCTCGCGCGCCACCCGGGCAAGGTGCTGACCCACGCGATGCTGCTGCGCTCCGTGTGGGGGGTCGCCTACCAGGGCGAGACGCACTACCTGCGCGTGTACATGGCGCGGCTGCGCCGCAAGCTCGAGGTCGACCCGTCCCGGCCGCGCCACCTGCTCACCCAGTCGGGCGTGGGGTACCGGCTGGTCATCGACGAGCCGGGCGGGTAG
- a CDS encoding sensor histidine kinase: protein MATIPAVGPPGAGPGPAADAALDRVRRLELLLGAVEALEAPEALADRLARVLRLATGAGLCTACGVVRDGAGARSAAAPLDAATTARAEALAERAAREGREEREPAGGWELVALPLGAEGRVEGALWLAARPSAPVDGALARALAERIARGVAAERRRQEQLEQARELRRTDALRTALLRGVTHELRSPLAGIANVADALHVVEDPRERAEMLHAVTRETQRLERVVTNLLDLSRLEGGVLAARTEWCVPEELAGAGLQAAATFLDGVEVQTDIAPDAPLVRADPVLTERIMVNLLHNAVRHGAPPVRVACRVADGGLALGVDDAGPGVHPDVLPVVFEPFVHREGVGLGLGLPLCKRLAEAQGARLEHRPGPRGGALFRLVFALEPSPEVEG from the coding sequence ATGGCGACCATCCCCGCAGTGGGCCCGCCGGGGGCCGGCCCCGGCCCGGCGGCCGACGCCGCCCTGGACCGGGTGCGCCGGCTGGAGCTGCTGCTCGGGGCCGTCGAGGCGCTCGAGGCGCCCGAGGCGCTGGCCGACCGGCTCGCCCGGGTGCTGCGCCTGGCGACCGGCGCGGGCCTGTGCACGGCGTGCGGCGTGGTGCGCGACGGCGCGGGCGCGCGGTCGGCCGCGGCGCCGCTCGACGCGGCCACGACGGCGCGCGCCGAGGCGCTGGCCGAGCGCGCCGCCCGCGAGGGGCGCGAGGAGCGCGAGCCGGCCGGCGGCTGGGAGCTCGTCGCGCTCCCGCTGGGCGCGGAGGGCCGCGTGGAGGGGGCGCTGTGGCTCGCCGCCCGCCCGTCCGCGCCGGTCGACGGCGCGCTCGCCCGGGCGCTCGCCGAGCGCATCGCGCGCGGCGTCGCGGCCGAGCGGCGACGCCAGGAACAGCTCGAGCAGGCCCGCGAGCTGCGGCGCACCGACGCGCTGCGCACGGCGCTGCTGCGCGGCGTCACGCACGAGCTGCGCAGCCCGCTGGCCGGCATCGCCAACGTCGCCGACGCCCTGCACGTGGTCGAGGACCCGCGCGAGCGGGCCGAGATGCTCCACGCCGTCACCCGCGAGACCCAGCGCCTGGAGCGCGTCGTCACCAACCTGCTCGACCTGTCCCGGCTGGAGGGCGGCGTGCTGGCCGCCCGCACGGAGTGGTGCGTGCCGGAGGAGCTCGCCGGCGCGGGCCTGCAGGCGGCCGCGACCTTCCTCGACGGCGTCGAGGTGCAGACCGACATCGCGCCGGACGCGCCGCTGGTGCGGGCCGACCCGGTCCTGACCGAGCGGATCATGGTCAACCTGCTGCACAACGCGGTGCGCCACGGCGCGCCGCCGGTGCGCGTCGCCTGCCGCGTCGCGGACGGCGGCCTCGCCCTCGGCGTGGACGACGCCGGTCCCGGCGTGCACCCCGACGTGCTGCCCGTGGTCTTCGAGCCGTTCGTGCACCGCGAGGGCGTGGGCCTGGGCCTGGGCCTGCCGCTGTGCAAGCGTCTGGCCGAGGCGCAGGGCGCACGCCTCGAGCACCGGCCGGGGCCGCGCGGCGGCGCCCTCTTCCGCCTGGTCTTCGCGCTGGAGCCGTCGCCGGAGGTGGAGGGGTGA
- a CDS encoding rod shape-determining protein produces the protein MHTVFARREVAVDLGTSNTLVWGRGHGLLLAEPSVVAIDVEDDRLLAAGHEARRMLGRTPSRIEVVEPLREGVISDFEATAMLLRQALDRTVRRRLMGQVDVVVCAPLGVTAVERRALEEAVRGAGAREAYVMEEPLAAAIGSGLPVAEPTGSMVVDIGGGTSEIAVVSLGGIVEAESVRIGGRHLDGAIQAHLQRRHKLAVGLTTAEELKVELGDATGGGDRQAEVRGRSLLTGLPRTVVVDAEEVAEAIAEPLDRIVAAIRSSLERTPPELAVDVMDQGVMLTGGGSLLAGLTDRLRAELHIPVHLAEQPLEAVARGAGQALEEMAAIRRAGPREPAFTGR, from the coding sequence ATGCACACCGTCTTCGCACGCCGCGAGGTCGCCGTCGACCTCGGGACGTCCAACACCCTCGTCTGGGGCCGCGGGCACGGCCTGCTGCTCGCCGAGCCGTCGGTCGTGGCGATCGACGTCGAGGACGACCGCCTGCTGGCCGCCGGGCACGAGGCGCGCCGCATGCTCGGGCGCACGCCGTCGCGCATCGAGGTGGTCGAGCCGCTGCGCGAGGGGGTGATCAGCGACTTCGAGGCGACCGCCATGCTGCTGCGCCAGGCGCTCGACCGCACCGTGCGCCGGCGCCTGATGGGCCAGGTCGACGTGGTCGTGTGCGCGCCGCTCGGCGTGACCGCGGTCGAGCGGCGCGCGCTGGAGGAGGCGGTCCGCGGCGCCGGGGCGCGGGAGGCCTACGTGATGGAGGAGCCGCTGGCCGCCGCGATCGGCAGCGGCCTGCCGGTCGCCGAGCCGACCGGCAGCATGGTGGTGGACATCGGCGGCGGCACGAGCGAGATCGCGGTCGTCTCGCTGGGCGGCATCGTGGAGGCCGAGTCGGTCCGCATCGGCGGCCGCCACCTCGACGGCGCCATCCAGGCCCACCTGCAGCGGCGCCACAAGCTGGCCGTCGGCCTGACCACGGCCGAGGAGCTCAAGGTGGAGCTGGGCGACGCCACCGGCGGCGGCGACCGCCAGGCCGAGGTGCGGGGCCGGTCGCTGCTCACCGGGCTGCCGCGGACGGTCGTCGTGGACGCCGAGGAGGTGGCCGAGGCGATCGCCGAGCCGCTCGACCGGATCGTGGCGGCCATCCGCAGCTCGCTTGAGCGCACGCCGCCCGAGCTCGCCGTCGACGTGATGGACCAGGGGGTGATGCTCACGGGCGGCGGCTCCCTGCTCGCCGGGCTGACCGACCGGCTGCGGGCCGAGCTGCACATCCCGGTGCACCTGGCCGAGCAGCCGCTGGAGGCGGTCGCCCGCGGCGCGGGCCAGGCGCTGGAGGAGATGGCCGCCATCCGGCGGGCCGGGCCGCGGGAGCCGGCGTTCACGGGTCGTTGA